The following are encoded in a window of Kogia breviceps isolate mKogBre1 chromosome 10, mKogBre1 haplotype 1, whole genome shotgun sequence genomic DNA:
- the USP19 gene encoding ubiquitin carboxyl-terminal hydrolase 19 isoform X2, with amino-acid sequence MEKQPRIHWLSVRCWRICPQRVAKIAGPGRKRRSPDPDTVADPGALWLSPKRLKMSGGASTTGPRRGPPGLEEATSKKQQKDRANQESKDGDPRRGSAFTPREELTKEELLLDWRQSADEVLVKLRVGAGPLRLEEVDAAFTDTDCVVRLPGGQQWGGVFYAEIESSCTKVQARKGGLLQLSLPKKVPLLTWPSLLKKPLGTQELVPGLRCQENGQELSPVALDPGPEPRRAKQEARNQKRAQGRGEVGAGAGPGAQAGPSAKRAVHLHRGPEGEGSRDGPAPRGDAPQFLAEPATQAEAEEQLRVPPLNPQTCLLGSEENLALLTGNKAVAPRNDPVSPVMAPSRDPEKDDRSKEEMAVAADAAALVDGKEPKSMVNLAFVKNDSYEKGPDSVVVHVYVKEICRDTSRVLFREQDFTLIFQTRDGNFLRLHPGCGPHTIFRWQVKLRNLIEPEQCTFCFTASRIDICLHKRQSQRWGGLEAPAARGAVGGAKVAVPTGPTPLDSTPPGGTPHPLTGQEEARAVEKEKPKARSEDTGLDGVAARTPMEHVAPKPEPHLASPKPTCMVPPMPHSPVSGDSVEEEEEEEKKVCLPGFTGLVNLGNTCFMNSVIQSLSNTRELRDFFHDRSFEAEINYNNPLGTGGRLAIGFAVLLRALWKGTHHAFQPSKLKAIVASKASQFTGYAQHDAQEFMAFLLDGLHEDLNRIQNKPYTETVDSDGRPDEVVAEEAWQRHKMRNDSFIVDLFQGQYKSKLVCPVCAKVSITFDPFLYLPVPLPQKQKVLPVFYFAREPHSKPVKFLVSISKENSSASEVLDSLSQSVHVKPENLRLAEVIKNRFHRVFLPSHSLDTVSPSDMLLCFELLSPELAKERVVVLEVQQRPQVPSIPISKCAACQRKQQSEDEKLKRCTRCYRVGYCNQLCQKTHWPDHKGLCRPENIGYPFLVSVPASRLTYARLAQLLEGYARYSVSVFQPPFQPGRMALESQGPGCNTLLSTSSLEAGDNDRDPVQPPELQMVTSVAEGDAGVPRAWASPDRSSVPSTSGISSEMLASGPIEVGSLPAGERVSRPEAAVPGYQHPSEAMNSHTPQFFIYRIDASNREQRLEDKGDTPLELGDDCSLALVWRNNERLQEFVLVASKELECAEDPGSAGEAARAGHFTLDQCLNLFTRPEVLAPEEAWYCPQCKQHREASKQLLLWRLPNVLIVQLKRFSFRSFIWRDKINDLVEFPVRNLDLSKFCIGQKEEQLPSYDLYAVINHYGGMIGGHYTACARLPNDRSSQRSDVGWRLFDDSTVTTVDESQVVTRYAYVLFYRRRNSPVERPPRAGHSEHHPDLDPAAESAASQASRIWQELEAEEEPVPEGPAPLGPWGPQDWVGPPPRGPTTPDEGCLRYFVLGTVAALVALVLNVFYPLVSQSPWR; translated from the exons ATGGAGAAACAGCCCAGAATCCACTG GCTGTCAGTTCGTTGCTGGAGAATTTGTCCACAAAGAGTTGCCAAGATAGCTGGGCCAGGAAGAAAGCGCCGTAGCCCTGACCCAGACACCGTTGCCGACCCCGGGGCACTCTGGCTGTCACCCAAGCGGCTCAAGATGTCTGGTGGGGCCAGCACCACAGGCCCAAGGAGAGGGCCCCCAGGACTGGAGGAGGCCACCAGTAAGAAGCAGCAGAAGGATCGAGCAAACCAGGAGAGCAAGGATGGAGATCCTAGGAGAG GGTCAGCATTCACTCCTCGGGAGGAGCTGACCAAAGAAG AGTTGTTGCTTGATTGGAGGCAGAGTGCTGATGAGGTGCTTGTCAAACTGCGTGTGGGAGCCGGTCCCCTGCGGCTGGAGGAGGTAGATGCTGCTTTCACAGACACAGACTGTGTGGTGCGGCTTCCAG GTGGTCAGCAGTGGGGTGGTGTTTTCTATGCTGAGATAGAAAGTTCTTGCACCAAAGTGCAGGCTCGCAAAGGTGGCCTCTTGCAGCTGTCACTGCCCAAGAAGGTGCCTCTGCTCACATGGCCCTCTCTCCTG AAGAAACCTCTTGGGACCCAGGAGTTGGTGCCAGGGCTGCGGTGCCAGGAGAATGGGCAGGAGCTGTCTCCTGTTGCCCTGGACCCAGGCCCTGAGCCCCGCCGGGCTAAACAGGAGGCCCGGAACCAGAAGCGGGCCCAGGGCCGTGGTGAGGTAGGCGCAGGGGCTGGCCCTGGGGCCCAGGCAGGGCCCAGCGCCAAGAGGGCTGTGCATCTCCACAGAGGGCCGGAGGGGGAAGGGTCCAGAGATGGCCCTGCACCCCGGGGTGATGCCCCCCAATTCCTGGCTGAGCCGGCCACCCAG GCTGAGGCTGAGGAACAGCTCCGTGTACCACCACTGAACCCCCAGACCTGCCTCCTGGGCTCAGAGGAGAATCTAGCACTTTTGACAGGAAACAAGGCAGTAGCCCCCAGGAATGACCCAGTGTCCCCAGTCATGGCCCCGAGCAGAGACCCTGAGAAAGATGATCGTTCCAAAGAGGAGATGGCAGTGGCAGCAGATGCTGCAGCCTTGGTGGATGGtaaag AGCCCAAGTCCATGGTGAACCTGGCATTTGTCAAGAATGACTCGTATGAGAAGGGGCCGGACTCAGTGGTGGTGCACGTGTACGTGAAGGAAATCTGCAGGGACACATCTCGAGTGCTTTTCCGCGAGCAGGACTTCACGCTTATCTTCCAGAccag GGATGGAAACTTCCTGAGACTGCACCCAGGCTGTGGGCCCCACACCATCTTCCGTTGGCAGGTGAAGCTCAG GAACCTGATCGAGCCAGAGCAGTGCACCTTCTGCTTCACGGCCTCTCGCATCGACATCTGCCTTCATAAGCGGCAGAGTCAGCGCTGGGGGGGCCTGGAGGCCCCAGCTGCACGAG GTGCAGTGGGTGGTGCAAAGGTAGCCGTGCCGACAGGTCCAACCCCTCTGGATTCAACCCCACCGGGAGGTACCCCCCACCCCCTGACAGGCCAGGAGGAAGCCCGGGCTGTGGAGAAGGAGAAACCCAAGGCTCGATCTGAGGACACAGGCCTAGATGGTGTAGCAGCCCGCACCCCCATGGAGCATGTAGCCCCAAAGCCAGAGCCACACCTGGCATCG CCCAAGCCCACATGTATGGTGCCCCCAATGCCCCACAGCCCGGTGAGTGGAGACAgcgtggaggaagaggaggaggaagagaagaaggtgTGTCTGCCGGGCTTCACTGGCCTTGTCAATCTAGGCAACACCTGTTTCATGAACAGTGTCATCCAGTCTCTGTCCAATACTCGGGAGCTGCGGGACTTCTTCCACG ACCGCTCCTTTGAGGCCGAGATCAACTACAACAACCCACTGGGGACTGGCGGGCGTCTGGCCATCGGCTTTGCTGTGCTGCTCCGGGCGCTGTGGAAGGGAACCCACCATGCCTTCCAGCCCTCCAAGTTGAAG GCCATTGTGGCGAGCAAGGCCAGCCAGTTCACAGGCTATGCACAGCACGATGCCCAGGAGTTTATGGCTTTCCTGCTGGATGGGCTGCACGAGGACTTGAACCGTATTCAGAATAAGCCCTACACGGAGACCGTGGACTCAGATGGGCGACCTGATGAG GTGGTAGCTGAGGAAGCCTGGCAGCGGCACAAGATGAGGAATGACTCTTTCATCGTGGACCTATTTCAGGGCCAGTACAAGTCGAAGCTGGTGTGCCCCGTGTGTGCAAAG GTCTCCATCACTTTTGACCCGTTCCTGTACCTGCCGGTGCCCTTGCCACAGAAGCAAAAGGTTCTCCCCGTCTTCTATTTTGCCCGGGAGCCCCACAGCAAGCCTGTCAAG TTTCTGGTGAGCATCAGCAAGGAGAACTCCAGTGCAAGTGAAGTGTTGGACTCCCTGTCTCAGAGTGTCCACGTGAAGCCTGAGAACCTGCGTCTGGCTGAG GTGATTAAGAATCGCTTCCATCGTGTGTTCTTGCCCTCCCACTCACTGGACACTGTGTCACCTTCCGACATGCTCCTCTGCTTTGAGCTGCTATCCCCAGAGTTGGCTAAGGAGCGGGTGGTGGTGCTAGAGGTGCAACAG CGCCCCCAGGTGCCCAGCATACCCATCTCCAAGTGTGCAGCCTGCCAGCGGAAGCAGCAGTCAGAGGATGAGAAGCTGAAGCGCTGTACCCGTTGCTACCGCGTGGGCTACTGCAACCA gCTCTGTCAGAAAACCCATTGGCCTGACCATAAGGGCCTCTGCCGCCCTGAGAACATTGGCTACCCCTTCCTGGTCAGTGTACCTGCCTCACGCCTCACTTATGCCCGTCTTGCTCAGCTGCTAGAGGGCTATGCCCG GTACTCTGTGAGTGTGTTCCAGCCACCCTTCCAGCCTGGCCGCATGGCCTTGGAGTCCCAGGGCCCTGGCTGCAACACACTGCTGTCCACTAGCTCCCTGGAGGCTGGGGACAATGACAGGGACCCTGTTCAGCCACCGGAGCTCCAGATGGTGACCTCTGTGGCTGAGGGGGACGCAGGGGTCCCCCGGGCTTGGGCATCCCCTGATCGGAGTTCTGTGCCCAGTACCAGTGGAATTTCTTCTGAGATGCTGGCCAGTGGGCCCATTGAAGTTGGCTCCTTGCCTGCTGGTGAGAGGGTGTCCCGGCCTGAAG CTGCTGTGCCCGGGTACCAACACCCAAGTGAAGCCATGAATTCCCACACACCCCAGTTCTTTATCTATAGAATTGATGCATCCAACCGAGAGCAGCGGCTAGAGGACAAAG GAGACACCCCGCTAGAGCTGGGTGATGACTGCAGCCTGGCTCTAGTCTGGCGGAACAATGAGCGCCTGCAGGAGTTTGTGTTGGTAGCCTCCAAGGAGCTGGAATGTGCTGAGGATCCAGGCTCTGCTGGTGAGGCTGCTCGTGCTGGCCACTTCACTCTGGACCAGTGTCTGAACCTCTTTACGCGGCCTGAGGTGCTGGCACCTGAGGAGGCTTG GTACTGCCCGCAGTGCAAACAACACCGCGAGGCCTCCAAGCAGCTGTTGCTGTGGCGCCTGCCGAATGTGCTCATCGTGCAGCTCAAGCGCTTCTCCTTTCGCAGTTTCATCTGGCGTGACAAGATCAATGACTTGGTGGAGTTCCCTGTTCG GAACCTGGACCTGAGCAAGTTCTGTATCGGTCAGAAAGAGGAGCAGCTGCCCAGCTATGACCTGTATGCTGTCATCAACCACTATGGAGGCATGATCGGTGGCCACTACACTGCCTGTGCACGCCTGCCCAATGATCGCAGCAGCCAGCGCAGCGACGTGG GCTGGCGCTTGTTTGATGACAGCACGGTGACAACAGTAGACGAGAGCCAGGTCGTGACGCGTTATGCCTATGTACTCTTCTACCGCCGGCGGAACTCTCCTGTGGAGAGGCCCCCCCGAGCAGGTCACTCTGAACACCACCCAGACCTAGACCCTGCAGCTGAGTCTGCTGCCAGCCAG GCTTCCCGGATTTGGCAGGAGCTGGAGGCCGAGGAGGAGCCAGTACCTGAGGGGCCTGCGCCCCTGGGTCCCTGGGGGCCCCAGGACTGGGTGGGGCCCCCGCCACGTGGCCCTACCACACCAGACGAGGGCTGTCTCCGATACTTTGTTCTGGGCACCGTGGCAGCTTTGGTGGCCCTCGTGCTCAACGTGTTCTATCCTCTGGTATCCCAGAGTCCCTGGAGATGA
- the USP19 gene encoding ubiquitin carboxyl-terminal hydrolase 19 isoform X7, translated as MEKQPRIHWLSVRCWRICPQRVAKIAGPGRKRRSPDPDTVADPGALWLSPKRLKMSGGASTTGPRRGPPGLEEATSKKQQKDRANQESKDGDPRRGGSAFTPREELTKEELLLDWRQSADEVLVKLRVGAGPLRLEEVDAAFTDTDCVVRLPGGQQWGGVFYAEIESSCTKVQARKGGLLQLSLPKKVPLLTWPSLLKPLGTQELVPGLRCQENGQELSPVALDPGPEPRRAKQEARNQKRAQGRGEVGAGAGPGAQAGPSAKRAVHLHRGPEGEGSRDGPAPRGDAPQFLAEPATQAEAEEQLRVPPLNPQTCLLGSEENLALLTGNKAVAPRNDPVSPVMAPSRDPEKDDRSKEEMAVAADAAALVDEPKSMVNLAFVKNDSYEKGPDSVVVHVYVKEICRDTSRVLFREQDFTLIFQTRDGNFLRLHPGCGPHTIFRWQVKLRNLIEPEQCTFCFTASRIDICLHKRQSQRWGGLEAPAARGAVGGAKVAVPTGPTPLDSTPPGGTPHPLTGQEEARAVEKEKPKARSEDTGLDGVAARTPMEHVAPKPEPHLASPKPTCMVPPMPHSPVSGDSVEEEEEEEKKVCLPGFTGLVNLGNTCFMNSVIQSLSNTRELRDFFHDRSFEAEINYNNPLGTGGRLAIGFAVLLRALWKGTHHAFQPSKLKAIVASKASQFTGYAQHDAQEFMAFLLDGLHEDLNRIQNKPYTETVDSDGRPDEVVAEEAWQRHKMRNDSFIVDLFQGQYKSKLVCPVCAKVSITFDPFLYLPVPLPQKQKVLPVFYFAREPHSKPVKFLVSISKENSSASEVLDSLSQSVHVKPENLRLAEVIKNRFHRVFLPSHSLDTVSPSDMLLCFELLSPELAKERVVVLEVQQRPQVPSIPISKCAACQRKQQSEDEKLKRCTRCYRVGYCNQLCQKTHWPDHKGLCRPENIGYPFLVSVPASRLTYARLAQLLEGYARYSVSVFQPPFQPGRMALESQGPGCNTLLSTSSLEAGDNDRDPVQPPELQMVTSVAEGDAGVPRAWASPDRSSVPSTSGISSEMLASGPIEVGSLPAGERVSRPEAAVPGYQHPSEAMNSHTPQFFIYRIDASNREQRLEDKGDTPLELGDDCSLALVWRNNERLQEFVLVASKELECAEDPGSAGEAARAGHFTLDQCLNLFTRPEVLAPEEAWYCPQCKQHREASKQLLLWRLPNVLIVQLKRFSFRSFIWRDKINDLVEFPVRNLDLSKFCIGQKEEQLPSYDLYAVINHYGGMIGGHYTACARLPNDRSSQRSDVGWRLFDDSTVTTVDESQVVTRYAYVLFYRRRNSPVERPPRAGHSEHHPDLDPAAESAASQASRIWQELEAEEEPVPEGPAPLGPWGPQDWVGPPPRGPTTPDEGCLRYFVLGTVAALVALVLNVFYPLVSQSPWR; from the exons ATGGAGAAACAGCCCAGAATCCACTG GCTGTCAGTTCGTTGCTGGAGAATTTGTCCACAAAGAGTTGCCAAGATAGCTGGGCCAGGAAGAAAGCGCCGTAGCCCTGACCCAGACACCGTTGCCGACCCCGGGGCACTCTGGCTGTCACCCAAGCGGCTCAAGATGTCTGGTGGGGCCAGCACCACAGGCCCAAGGAGAGGGCCCCCAGGACTGGAGGAGGCCACCAGTAAGAAGCAGCAGAAGGATCGAGCAAACCAGGAGAGCAAGGATGGAGATCCTAGGAGAGGTG GGTCAGCATTCACTCCTCGGGAGGAGCTGACCAAAGAAG AGTTGTTGCTTGATTGGAGGCAGAGTGCTGATGAGGTGCTTGTCAAACTGCGTGTGGGAGCCGGTCCCCTGCGGCTGGAGGAGGTAGATGCTGCTTTCACAGACACAGACTGTGTGGTGCGGCTTCCAG GTGGTCAGCAGTGGGGTGGTGTTTTCTATGCTGAGATAGAAAGTTCTTGCACCAAAGTGCAGGCTCGCAAAGGTGGCCTCTTGCAGCTGTCACTGCCCAAGAAGGTGCCTCTGCTCACATGGCCCTCTCTCCTG AAACCTCTTGGGACCCAGGAGTTGGTGCCAGGGCTGCGGTGCCAGGAGAATGGGCAGGAGCTGTCTCCTGTTGCCCTGGACCCAGGCCCTGAGCCCCGCCGGGCTAAACAGGAGGCCCGGAACCAGAAGCGGGCCCAGGGCCGTGGTGAGGTAGGCGCAGGGGCTGGCCCTGGGGCCCAGGCAGGGCCCAGCGCCAAGAGGGCTGTGCATCTCCACAGAGGGCCGGAGGGGGAAGGGTCCAGAGATGGCCCTGCACCCCGGGGTGATGCCCCCCAATTCCTGGCTGAGCCGGCCACCCAG GCTGAGGCTGAGGAACAGCTCCGTGTACCACCACTGAACCCCCAGACCTGCCTCCTGGGCTCAGAGGAGAATCTAGCACTTTTGACAGGAAACAAGGCAGTAGCCCCCAGGAATGACCCAGTGTCCCCAGTCATGGCCCCGAGCAGAGACCCTGAGAAAGATGATCGTTCCAAAGAGGAGATGGCAGTGGCAGCAGATGCTGCAGCCTTGGTGGATG AGCCCAAGTCCATGGTGAACCTGGCATTTGTCAAGAATGACTCGTATGAGAAGGGGCCGGACTCAGTGGTGGTGCACGTGTACGTGAAGGAAATCTGCAGGGACACATCTCGAGTGCTTTTCCGCGAGCAGGACTTCACGCTTATCTTCCAGAccag GGATGGAAACTTCCTGAGACTGCACCCAGGCTGTGGGCCCCACACCATCTTCCGTTGGCAGGTGAAGCTCAG GAACCTGATCGAGCCAGAGCAGTGCACCTTCTGCTTCACGGCCTCTCGCATCGACATCTGCCTTCATAAGCGGCAGAGTCAGCGCTGGGGGGGCCTGGAGGCCCCAGCTGCACGAG GTGCAGTGGGTGGTGCAAAGGTAGCCGTGCCGACAGGTCCAACCCCTCTGGATTCAACCCCACCGGGAGGTACCCCCCACCCCCTGACAGGCCAGGAGGAAGCCCGGGCTGTGGAGAAGGAGAAACCCAAGGCTCGATCTGAGGACACAGGCCTAGATGGTGTAGCAGCCCGCACCCCCATGGAGCATGTAGCCCCAAAGCCAGAGCCACACCTGGCATCG CCCAAGCCCACATGTATGGTGCCCCCAATGCCCCACAGCCCGGTGAGTGGAGACAgcgtggaggaagaggaggaggaagagaagaaggtgTGTCTGCCGGGCTTCACTGGCCTTGTCAATCTAGGCAACACCTGTTTCATGAACAGTGTCATCCAGTCTCTGTCCAATACTCGGGAGCTGCGGGACTTCTTCCACG ACCGCTCCTTTGAGGCCGAGATCAACTACAACAACCCACTGGGGACTGGCGGGCGTCTGGCCATCGGCTTTGCTGTGCTGCTCCGGGCGCTGTGGAAGGGAACCCACCATGCCTTCCAGCCCTCCAAGTTGAAG GCCATTGTGGCGAGCAAGGCCAGCCAGTTCACAGGCTATGCACAGCACGATGCCCAGGAGTTTATGGCTTTCCTGCTGGATGGGCTGCACGAGGACTTGAACCGTATTCAGAATAAGCCCTACACGGAGACCGTGGACTCAGATGGGCGACCTGATGAG GTGGTAGCTGAGGAAGCCTGGCAGCGGCACAAGATGAGGAATGACTCTTTCATCGTGGACCTATTTCAGGGCCAGTACAAGTCGAAGCTGGTGTGCCCCGTGTGTGCAAAG GTCTCCATCACTTTTGACCCGTTCCTGTACCTGCCGGTGCCCTTGCCACAGAAGCAAAAGGTTCTCCCCGTCTTCTATTTTGCCCGGGAGCCCCACAGCAAGCCTGTCAAG TTTCTGGTGAGCATCAGCAAGGAGAACTCCAGTGCAAGTGAAGTGTTGGACTCCCTGTCTCAGAGTGTCCACGTGAAGCCTGAGAACCTGCGTCTGGCTGAG GTGATTAAGAATCGCTTCCATCGTGTGTTCTTGCCCTCCCACTCACTGGACACTGTGTCACCTTCCGACATGCTCCTCTGCTTTGAGCTGCTATCCCCAGAGTTGGCTAAGGAGCGGGTGGTGGTGCTAGAGGTGCAACAG CGCCCCCAGGTGCCCAGCATACCCATCTCCAAGTGTGCAGCCTGCCAGCGGAAGCAGCAGTCAGAGGATGAGAAGCTGAAGCGCTGTACCCGTTGCTACCGCGTGGGCTACTGCAACCA gCTCTGTCAGAAAACCCATTGGCCTGACCATAAGGGCCTCTGCCGCCCTGAGAACATTGGCTACCCCTTCCTGGTCAGTGTACCTGCCTCACGCCTCACTTATGCCCGTCTTGCTCAGCTGCTAGAGGGCTATGCCCG GTACTCTGTGAGTGTGTTCCAGCCACCCTTCCAGCCTGGCCGCATGGCCTTGGAGTCCCAGGGCCCTGGCTGCAACACACTGCTGTCCACTAGCTCCCTGGAGGCTGGGGACAATGACAGGGACCCTGTTCAGCCACCGGAGCTCCAGATGGTGACCTCTGTGGCTGAGGGGGACGCAGGGGTCCCCCGGGCTTGGGCATCCCCTGATCGGAGTTCTGTGCCCAGTACCAGTGGAATTTCTTCTGAGATGCTGGCCAGTGGGCCCATTGAAGTTGGCTCCTTGCCTGCTGGTGAGAGGGTGTCCCGGCCTGAAG CTGCTGTGCCCGGGTACCAACACCCAAGTGAAGCCATGAATTCCCACACACCCCAGTTCTTTATCTATAGAATTGATGCATCCAACCGAGAGCAGCGGCTAGAGGACAAAG GAGACACCCCGCTAGAGCTGGGTGATGACTGCAGCCTGGCTCTAGTCTGGCGGAACAATGAGCGCCTGCAGGAGTTTGTGTTGGTAGCCTCCAAGGAGCTGGAATGTGCTGAGGATCCAGGCTCTGCTGGTGAGGCTGCTCGTGCTGGCCACTTCACTCTGGACCAGTGTCTGAACCTCTTTACGCGGCCTGAGGTGCTGGCACCTGAGGAGGCTTG GTACTGCCCGCAGTGCAAACAACACCGCGAGGCCTCCAAGCAGCTGTTGCTGTGGCGCCTGCCGAATGTGCTCATCGTGCAGCTCAAGCGCTTCTCCTTTCGCAGTTTCATCTGGCGTGACAAGATCAATGACTTGGTGGAGTTCCCTGTTCG GAACCTGGACCTGAGCAAGTTCTGTATCGGTCAGAAAGAGGAGCAGCTGCCCAGCTATGACCTGTATGCTGTCATCAACCACTATGGAGGCATGATCGGTGGCCACTACACTGCCTGTGCACGCCTGCCCAATGATCGCAGCAGCCAGCGCAGCGACGTGG GCTGGCGCTTGTTTGATGACAGCACGGTGACAACAGTAGACGAGAGCCAGGTCGTGACGCGTTATGCCTATGTACTCTTCTACCGCCGGCGGAACTCTCCTGTGGAGAGGCCCCCCCGAGCAGGTCACTCTGAACACCACCCAGACCTAGACCCTGCAGCTGAGTCTGCTGCCAGCCAG GCTTCCCGGATTTGGCAGGAGCTGGAGGCCGAGGAGGAGCCAGTACCTGAGGGGCCTGCGCCCCTGGGTCCCTGGGGGCCCCAGGACTGGGTGGGGCCCCCGCCACGTGGCCCTACCACACCAGACGAGGGCTGTCTCCGATACTTTGTTCTGGGCACCGTGGCAGCTTTGGTGGCCCTCGTGCTCAACGTGTTCTATCCTCTGGTATCCCAGAGTCCCTGGAGATGA